A single region of the bacterium genome encodes:
- the ndhC gene encoding NADH-quinone oxidoreductase subunit A — MLTDYALLGVFFIVGIIFPIAAFITSWLLRPKKIVGEKTIPYECGEKTIGGSRFQFNVRYYVIALIFVIFDVEALFIIPWAVVFKSLGWFAYLEMMLFIAILIIGLAYAWKKGALEWL, encoded by the coding sequence ATGCTCACTGACTACGCGCTTCTCGGCGTGTTTTTTATTGTCGGCATTATATTCCCGATAGCCGCATTTATTACCTCTTGGTTGCTTCGCCCAAAAAAAATTGTCGGCGAGAAAACTATCCCATATGAATGCGGCGAGAAAACCATCGGCGGGTCACGGTTCCAGTTTAATGTTCGGTACTATGTGATTGCATTAATTTTCGTTATTTTTGACGTTGAAGCGTTATTCATCATACCTTGGGCGGTAGTATTCAAATCGCTTGGCTGGTTTGCGTATCTTGAAATGATGCTATTTATTGCGATTCTTATCATTGGTTTAGCGTATGCGTGGAAAAAAGGAGCGTTAGAGTGGCTGTAA
- a CDS encoding NADH-quinone oxidoreductase subunit C yields the protein MIVPANSIYPICLYLKETSDLAFDSLMCLSGVDRGENLEVVYHLFSMIHLHKVTLKVQTPRTDPKIPTVSTLWRTADWHEREVYDLFGIVFLGHPDLRRILMPDDWVGYPLRKDYNREGMVKLTK from the coding sequence ATGATTGTTCCTGCGAATAGTATTTATCCCATCTGTCTCTATCTGAAAGAAACTTCAGATTTAGCGTTTGATAGTCTGATGTGTTTAAGTGGTGTTGACCGCGGGGAAAACCTCGAGGTTGTATACCATCTGTTTTCCATGATTCATTTGCATAAAGTAACTTTGAAAGTGCAAACTCCGCGAACTGACCCGAAAATTCCGACCGTATCAACATTATGGCGAACCGCAGACTGGCATGAACGAGAAGTATATGATTTATTTGGTATCGTTTTTCTCGGGCATCCGGATTTGCGGCGGATTCTTATGCCGGATGATTGGGTAGGATATCCGCTCCGGAAGGATTATAATCGAGAAGGAATGGTAAAATTAACTAAATAA
- the nuoB gene encoding NADH-quinone oxidoreductase subunit NuoB, producing the protein MLDKVPGGNVVIVPADFILNWGKRSSLWPLTFGLACCAIEMLCTGASRYDIDRFGAGLYRATPRQADVMIVAGTVNEKMASRLKRLYEQMPEPKYVMAMGSCAISGGPFYHDSYCVVKGVDLVVPVDVYIPGCPPRPETLLYGLMQLQEKIKKETIRSKK; encoded by the coding sequence ATACTTGATAAAGTTCCCGGGGGAAATGTGGTCATCGTTCCAGCGGATTTCATTCTCAACTGGGGAAAACGGTCATCATTATGGCCGTTAACCTTCGGCTTGGCGTGTTGTGCGATTGAAATGCTTTGTACTGGCGCATCCCGGTATGATATTGACCGATTCGGTGCGGGATTGTATCGCGCAACCCCCCGACAAGCAGATGTGATGATTGTCGCTGGAACTGTAAACGAGAAAATGGCTTCTCGATTAAAACGGCTTTATGAACAAATGCCGGAACCGAAATACGTTATGGCAATGGGAAGCTGTGCAATTTCCGGTGGACCGTTTTACCATGATTCATATTGTGTGGTTAAAGGAGTAGATTTGGTGGTTCCGGTAGATGTATATATTCCCGGCTGTCCGCCTCGACCAGAAACATTGCTCTATGGCTTAATGCAGTTACAGGAAAAAATAAAAAAAGAAACGATTAGATCTAAAAAATAA
- a CDS encoding NADH-quinone oxidoreductase subunit D, producing the protein MTKSEKNRITEPCPDVLVSDIETEEFEVNMGPQHPSTHGVLRLLLKLDGEVIKQVTPYIGYLHRNHEKIAENRTYTMYVPYSDRLDYLASMNMNMGYCMAVEKLAGIQVPERAEYIRVIMCELNRIASHLVWLGTYALDLGAWTPLLYCFREREKIIDLFEMTCGARLTYNYFRIGGVRFDLPQGFIEHAQKCIAYCRSRIKEYEDLLSDNVIFVNRTKGIGILPKDMAINYGVTGPNLRASGVKWDLRKNEPYSIYPRFNFNIPTGETGDCYDRYKVRIDEMRESLKIVEQALENIPDGEIMAKVPRVIRPPVGELYFRTEAPRGEIGFYIISDGTPKPYRLKIRSACFSNLSVLPEIAKGWKVADIVAIGGSLDMVMGELDR; encoded by the coding sequence ATGACTAAATCAGAAAAAAACCGTATAACTGAACCGTGTCCAGACGTTTTGGTGTCAGATATCGAAACCGAAGAGTTTGAAGTGAATATGGGACCGCAGCATCCGAGTACACATGGGGTTCTGCGGTTACTCCTTAAACTCGATGGCGAAGTGATTAAACAGGTTACTCCTTATATCGGTTATCTGCATCGAAATCATGAAAAAATTGCAGAAAACCGAACCTATACGATGTATGTTCCATATTCTGACCGGCTAGATTATCTGGCGTCAATGAATATGAATATGGGATATTGTATGGCAGTAGAAAAATTGGCGGGAATTCAGGTTCCGGAACGTGCGGAATATATCCGCGTGATTATGTGCGAATTAAACCGTATTGCGAGTCATTTAGTTTGGCTTGGAACCTATGCACTCGATCTTGGCGCTTGGACCCCGTTACTCTATTGCTTCCGGGAGCGGGAAAAAATTATCGATTTGTTTGAGATGACTTGCGGCGCTCGATTAACGTATAACTATTTTCGCATCGGCGGCGTCCGCTTTGATTTACCGCAAGGATTTATTGAACACGCGCAAAAGTGTATCGCTTATTGTCGTTCGCGAATTAAAGAATATGAGGATTTATTAAGCGATAATGTTATTTTCGTTAATCGAACAAAAGGAATTGGCATTTTACCAAAAGATATGGCAATAAATTATGGAGTTACCGGTCCGAATCTTCGCGCCTCCGGTGTTAAATGGGATTTGCGGAAAAACGAACCGTATTCAATTTATCCCAGGTTTAACTTTAATATTCCCACCGGAGAAACCGGCGATTGTTACGACCGATATAAAGTACGGATTGACGAGATGCGGGAAAGTTTGAAAATCGTCGAACAAGCGCTAGAAAACATTCCGGATGGTGAAATTATGGCGAAGGTACCGCGAGTTATCCGCCCGCCAGTAGGCGAATTGTATTTCCGAACCGAAGCGCCGCGCGGTGAAATTGGCTTCTATATTATCAGCGATGGAACACCAAAACCGTATCGGCTTAAAATCCGGTCAGCGTGTTTTAGCAATCTGAGTGTTCTACCGGAAATTGCGAAAGGATGGAAAGTAGCGGATATTGTTGCTATTGGCGGTAGTTTAGATATGGTCATGGGCGAATTGGACAGATAA